The window TCGGCAGTCTGCGCGAACGCGCACCACTCTTCGCGGTAACGGACGTAAAAAAAATTTGAAATTTCGGATCAGGCCATAGTCCGATCCTAATTCGAATTATTCCGTGCTCTTGAATTCGAACGAGACGCAGCAAACATCTCGCGAAGTAAGGCGCGAGCGATTCATTTATAGCTTCTACCAATGTTGAGTGGCTCGCTTCGAATAGCTTCGCAGTGGCGAGCCATGCGGCTTGGGAAAATGCTTGTTCGCCGCGACTAAGATGCGCCGAACTTTGATATTGAGACATCCAATCCAAATCTCATGCGGGGTCGTCTATGCTGCCACCGAGACCGGGGGCGGAACGTGACGACGATCGTTATTATCGGGCTGGTTGCTGGCTTCTTGATTGGGAGCGTTGGAATTGGCGGCGTGATTGTTGTGCCCGCTCTGACTTACCTCATGAGCATTGAGATCCAGATGGCAATCGCCGCCGCTCTGATGGGTTTCATCCTCACGGGTATCGTCGGAACGATTCAATACTCGAGACAGGGCTCGATTCAGTGGAATTCGGCGCGCGTTCTCGTTGCCTCCGCAGTTCCGGCGGCGCTCCTCGGTAGTCTCGCCGTTCAGGCGGTTTCACCGCTGGTACTGAAATGTTTGATTGGCGCACTGGCGGCGCTGTCAGGGCTGCAAACGATCTTCGGCAAGGCTTATGGAGACCACCCGTCGGGCGCTCCGCTATCATCTGGGCGTCTAGCTACGGCTGGGGCGTTTACAAGCTTTTTGTCGACGGCCAGCGGCACGGGCGGCCCGTTGCTGTTTGTTCCTCTTCTTATGTGGCAACAGCAGCCGCTTCTTGGCGCGATCGGTCTCAGCCAAGTCATCCAGCTTCCGATTTCGATCGTCGCCACGCTCAGCAATCTGGCAATGGGCACAATCAATCTTTACCTCGGCGGAGCGCTAGCGATCGCGTTGGCTATCGGATGCTGGTTTGGCGCACACCTCGCCCATCAGGTGCCAGCGACGACACTCAAGATCGGTGTTTCGGTACTGCTCGTGCTGGTGGGTTTCGTGATCGTTATTGACGTCGCCTGCCAACTTCTTTCGTAATTCATCACGCGTTGTACAGCCGCGCTTCAACCAATTTCAGAACGCCTGCGATTGGCATTCCGGCCAATATAGAAAGCTCCACTTTATATATGCTTGTCGCGGCAGCGCATCGCGCCGTCTAAAGCCTAAAAGCAATCGCAGGGCGGAATAGGTGCAACGCATAAATGGCGTACGAACCGTGGGTCCTGCCTATATATGCATAACGAACTTTAATCGCCCCAAACCTCCTCAGTCCTTATCCGGACTGCTATTGCTTGATGAAGCGCGTTGAATGACGCGGATCGTTCAGGACAAGACCTATAAGGAGGCCCGAGGATGGCTGCACGAAACCACAATCAGTGGATGGCCAAGCCCCCGCTCGAACAAGGCGAGTGGATCGACAGCCGCGTTTACACCGACCATGAGATTTTTGAAGAAGAGAACGAGAAGATCTTCAAAAGCACGTGGATTCCGGTCTGCCACGAGTCGGAGCTTCCGAAGCCTTATGATTTCCGCACGTCGTCAATCGCACGCGAACCCATCATTGTTTGCCGCGGTCCGGACAACCAGGTCCGCGCGTTCCTGAACGTTTGCCCCCATCGCGGGATGATGATCGAGCGGCGCCCGTCCGGCAGCTTCTACGAGGGTCAGCCATCCGGCAATCCGAAGCGCATGACTTGCATGTTCCACGGCTGGCAGTTCGACATGAAGGGTAGCTGCGTCTACGTCAGCCGTGAAAAGGAAGGCTACCAGGATCGTTTATGCAAAGACGATGTCGGCCTCCGTCGCCTTCGTTGCGAGGTGAAGTTCGGCGGGTTCGTTTGGGTCAACCTGAATGATAAAGCGCCGGATTTGGAAACCTGGGCTGGCAAGCCGTTCGAGTGCCTTCGCAAGTCACTCGAAGCTGAGCCGCTGGAAGTGTTCCACTACCATAAGGCCATCGTCGATACGAACTACAAACTGTGGCACGACACGAACTGCGAATTTTATCACGACTTCATGCACTACCATAACCGCGTCACGGGATTTAACGATGCGTACTTCGCGCGGAAGAACGAAGCATTCGACAATGGACACATTGTCGTCGGCACGTTCGAAGTGAACTATGACAAGTACGAAGGCTTCGAAAGCCGCGCGGCGCTGTCATTCCCTCATCTGCCGCCTAACCAGTGGTACATGATCGATCTGTTCCCTGGCATCAATTTCAATCTGCGCGGTTCGGCACTTCGGTGTGACGTCGTCACGCCGCTCGGCCCGAACAAGACGATGATCGAGTTCCGCGGATTGGGTTTGAAGAGCGACTCCAAAGAAGACCGCATGACCCGGATCAATCATCACAACTCGATCTGGGGACCATTCGGCCGAAATCTGCATGAGGATCTCATCGGGGTTCAAGGTCAGGGCAATACGATGCTGCCAGGAACTGAAGCGCGTCGCGTGCTTCATGGTCGCCAGGAAAATCAGACGATCCACGATGAGAACGGTATGCGCCACTATTACGACGAGTGGGGTCGCTGGCTGAACAGACTTCCGAGTAGTCCGGACAAGCCGTATTCGGCGCCGAAGGAAACGGAAGCCGTTACGGCCGCGGAATAGGAAAACCCAACCGTTCCCAGTGACAAAGGTGGGAGGATGACGGCTACGGCCTCGTCCTCTCCCAACGATAATCTTTGGAGAGATGACAGTGTCAACCTGCGAGACCGTTCGCGACGCAATCTATCAAGCAACGATGTTCCTCGATGCTCAGAAGTGGAACGATTGGCTGTCGCTGTGCGACGAGAGTTTCGAATATTCGATCACGTCGTTCAGCCCTGAAATCAATTACGACATGACGTATCTCGCAGCGAACAAGAAGGATCTGCATCATCTTGTGGACCTTCTTCCGAAGCACAACACAGATCACTCGCCGCTGCATCGGCACACCACGGTCTACTCCGTGCAGCCCTCTGAGGATGGGAAGACGGCAACGGCCGTCAGCTCCGTGCTTATTTTTCAGAACATGCTGGATGGAACGCATTCGCACATCGATGCGGGCGAAAGCCGACTGTTCGTGATCGGCAGATACATGGACACCCTGAAGATAGAAAACGGCAAAGGCATCTTCTTGAAGCGCGAGCTCAAGCTAGACAATCGCCGGCTCGACAAGGGCTCTCACTGGCCGCTCTAATTACGGGACGAGTGTCGCAATGACGTGGAAAAAGATTTGCGACGTTGGGGACCTGGCGGTGAACACCGCGAAGCTCTTCGACGTCGAAGGGGTGAACGTTCTCGTTACGAACTATGGCTCCGGTTTCAGGGCTATTCCACCGGTCTGTCCGCATATGGAAGAGCCGCTCGATGAATCAGGAATTGTCGCGAATTGCGTACTGACATGCTCGAAGCATCTTTGGGCTTGGGATCTCCGTACCTTGGGCATGCTCGGCGAAACCGAAAAGCCGCTGAAGGTTTACGAGACGCGTCAGGAAGACGGCGCGTTGTTCGTGAACATGGTCGAAGAACTCGTCTACGATTTTGAAAGCGAGGATGAATTCGACGATGACTTCTTTAGCCAAAGCTGAGTGCCTGGCGCCACGGGCCGCCTCGCACGCCGAAGATATCGTGACAGTCACCATTCAGACGCCGACGGGTGCCTTTGAATTTCCCTGCCAGCCAGGGGAAGCACTTCTGCACGCGGGGCTGAATGCCGGCGTCTCCCTTCCCTACGAATGTGCAACTGGAACCTGCGGTAGCTGTCGCGGCCGTCTGATGACCGGCGAGATCGACATCGGTTGGGAGGCATCTCCCGCGCTTGCGAAACTCAAGCGAGACAAGGGCGACATTCTGTTGTGTCAGGCGCGCCCGAAAACCGATTGTCTCGTGCGGGTGCCTGCAAAGATTACGCAAACCGCGGACGCCGCCACGCCAGCAAAAACCAAAGGAACGATTAGCGACAGCCGAAGATTGACCCACGACGTCGTTGAGTTTGCGGTCAATCTGTCAGAGCCGATGGCATTTCAAGCTGGGCAGTTTGCGATCCTCACCACACCCTCCGTGATCGGTGCGCGCGCCTATTCGATGGTCAACTATGAAGCCGAGACGAACCGCATCGTTTTCCTTGTGAAACGCAAGCCGTCGGGCGGGTTTTGCGATTGGCTTTTCTCCAACGAGATCGACGGCGCAGAGATAGACGTGTACGGCCCGCTCGGCCGCGCAACGTTCGATACCAGCGAAGACAAAGATCTGATTATCGTGGCTGGCGGGTCGGGTATCGCCGGGATGATGTCGATCCTCGAGCGCGCAACGCGATCCGAATATTTCAAGCGCCACCGAGGGCACGTTTTCTTCGGGGTGCCAACATTGCAAGACGGCTTCTATCTCGATGAGCTTGCAAAGTACGTCATCGAGTCCGATGGCGGTCTGGCCGTAACGCTTGCCCTGTCTAACGAAACTCCGCCGCAGGAGCGTCATCCCAACTACGAGCAGGTGTTGCTTACCAGCGGGTTCGTTCACACGGCGATGGCCGCTTCGATGGCTAATCAGTACCAGAATGCGATGGCTTACCTCGCCGGACCGCCTCCTATGGTGGATGCCGCTCTCCGCGTTCTGATCACAGAAGGGCAGCTGTCACCGCAGGCCATTCGCTACGATAAGTTCGGCTGAGGCGGCTTCTATCTGTTCGCCTCATGCCGCTCCGCGCATCGCACGCGGAGGCGAACCCGACACCGCGCGCCGAATGGAACTTAGGTTTTCAACAAAAAGTGGCGCATCAGGACCGGCGAAATAAGGCCGACTTTGTGAGTTGCGGCACAAAATTATCCCCGCGACTTGCTGTCGGCGCGTTTTAGATCACCAGCACATTCAATCGTCAGAATTGTGCGCCGCAGCAGCATGCGGCCCGTGGCGTTATCCCGTCACTTCCGCGAACACGGGCCGATTTTATTTGGCTGCGTTTCTCTAATTAAACCGGGCTTTCTGCTTAGCGATTTGCCGAGCTATTGATTCGCTCGCGCGCACTTCTCATTGCTTCTCTAGGCGCCATCTCGGATCGGTCTTCTCGCAG is drawn from Hyphomicrobium methylovorum and contains these coding sequences:
- a CDS encoding Rieske 2Fe-2S domain-containing protein, producing the protein MTWKKICDVGDLAVNTAKLFDVEGVNVLVTNYGSGFRAIPPVCPHMEEPLDESGIVANCVLTCSKHLWAWDLRTLGMLGETEKPLKVYETRQEDGALFVNMVEELVYDFESEDEFDDDFFSQS
- a CDS encoding nuclear transport factor 2 family protein, whose product is MSTCETVRDAIYQATMFLDAQKWNDWLSLCDESFEYSITSFSPEINYDMTYLAANKKDLHHLVDLLPKHNTDHSPLHRHTTVYSVQPSEDGKTATAVSSVLIFQNMLDGTHSHIDAGESRLFVIGRYMDTLKIENGKGIFLKRELKLDNRRLDKGSHWPL
- a CDS encoding TSUP family transporter, with translation MTTIVIIGLVAGFLIGSVGIGGVIVVPALTYLMSIEIQMAIAAALMGFILTGIVGTIQYSRQGSIQWNSARVLVASAVPAALLGSLAVQAVSPLVLKCLIGALAALSGLQTIFGKAYGDHPSGAPLSSGRLATAGAFTSFLSTASGTGGPLLFVPLLMWQQQPLLGAIGLSQVIQLPISIVATLSNLAMGTINLYLGGALAIALAIGCWFGAHLAHQVPATTLKIGVSVLLVLVGFVIVIDVACQLLS
- a CDS encoding aromatic ring-hydroxylating oxygenase subunit alpha → MAARNHNQWMAKPPLEQGEWIDSRVYTDHEIFEEENEKIFKSTWIPVCHESELPKPYDFRTSSIAREPIIVCRGPDNQVRAFLNVCPHRGMMIERRPSGSFYEGQPSGNPKRMTCMFHGWQFDMKGSCVYVSREKEGYQDRLCKDDVGLRRLRCEVKFGGFVWVNLNDKAPDLETWAGKPFECLRKSLEAEPLEVFHYHKAIVDTNYKLWHDTNCEFYHDFMHYHNRVTGFNDAYFARKNEAFDNGHIVVGTFEVNYDKYEGFESRAALSFPHLPPNQWYMIDLFPGINFNLRGSALRCDVVTPLGPNKTMIEFRGLGLKSDSKEDRMTRINHHNSIWGPFGRNLHEDLIGVQGQGNTMLPGTEARRVLHGRQENQTIHDENGMRHYYDEWGRWLNRLPSSPDKPYSAPKETEAVTAAE
- a CDS encoding 2Fe-2S iron-sulfur cluster binding domain-containing protein, with product MTVTIQTPTGAFEFPCQPGEALLHAGLNAGVSLPYECATGTCGSCRGRLMTGEIDIGWEASPALAKLKRDKGDILLCQARPKTDCLVRVPAKITQTADAATPAKTKGTISDSRRLTHDVVEFAVNLSEPMAFQAGQFAILTTPSVIGARAYSMVNYEAETNRIVFLVKRKPSGGFCDWLFSNEIDGAEIDVYGPLGRATFDTSEDKDLIIVAGGSGIAGMMSILERATRSEYFKRHRGHVFFGVPTLQDGFYLDELAKYVIESDGGLAVTLALSNETPPQERHPNYEQVLLTSGFVHTAMAASMANQYQNAMAYLAGPPPMVDAALRVLITEGQLSPQAIRYDKFG